The segment TAAACCGGAACCCCCAAATTCACGCGTAGAATTACTTTCGACCTGTCGAAAACGATCAAATATGACTTCAGCCATTTCCGGTGAAATACCAATACCTGTATCCTCAACAAAAAATTCAAGATTATTATCCTTTATTTCATATCCGAAATTTACATGCCCTTTTTTCGTAAACTTTAAGGCATTACTTAGCAGATTTGTGAGTACCTGAATTAATTTTGTTTCATCTGTAATGATTAATATTTCTTTATTTATCAGGGGATTTTTTATTTGAAAAGAAATATTTTTCTCCTGAAATTGGGTAAAAAACTGATCATTGATTATTTCACAAATATTGCTAATGTTAACCTGACTTTCATGAATCTTTTCCTGTCCGGCTTCAATAGTTGCTATACTAATGATATCTGTTACGATGGAAAGTAATTGGTTACTGCTTTTTATTATCACTTCGGTGAAGTGCTTTCGGCTTTCATCCGATAGTTCAGGATCGTTCAAAAATTCAGAGAAACCAATAATCGCATTCATTGGAGTTCTGATCTCATGTGAGATGTTGTTTAAAAAAGCAGTTTTTAATTGATCGCTCTCTTCAGCCTTTTCCTTTGCTACAATCAGGTCCATCAATGCTTTTTTACGTATGGTTATATCTCTTGTCACCCCAAATACTCCATTTGGTTTGCCTTTTTCATCAAATAATAAAGATGCTTTAGTTTCAGTCCATACCGTACTGCCATCTTTTCGGAACATTTCCAACTCTAGAACCACTGGTTCAGTCAAGTAATTCGTAACGAATTGACCACTTTGAATCTCTTTTTCAAATGTTGATATTACAAGTTTTAAGGATTTAGGGGTGAAAACATTCTCAATTTTTAGGTTAATAGCTTCTTCTGGCGTGTATCCTATCAAATGGTTAACTGCAGGACTGACGAAAGTCTGCTTTAAATTCAGGTCGAGTATAACAGTAACATCAGATGAATTGTTGACTAATAAGCGGTAAAGAGCTTCGCTTTTTTCAAGGGCCAATTGCTTGTTTTCAAGTTCATGATATTGATATGCACTGGTTAACAAAGATGGTAACCTGAAAAGATAATTAGGTCGTTTTACCAGATATTCGTCTACTCCTAAACGCAATGCTTCGATGGCAATTTCTTCATTACCCTGACCGGTAACAACGACAATTGCTACAGCCAATTTGCGTTCCCGGCGGATAATTTTTACAAATTCCAGTGCATCGATGCCTGATAATCGATAATCTAACAGAATGATACAATATTTGCAAGGATCGTCAGAAGTTAAGGGTAGTTTCTTAAGGGCTTCTTCTGCGCTTGTCACCGCAGTGATAAGGAAATTTGGTGCATAACTCTTAAAATGACGTTGTGTAAGTTCGATATCGGACTTATTATGCTCAACATAGAGTACGGCAATTTTGCGATTACTGATTTTCTGTTTTTTTTCGAAGTTCTTTATAGCCAAAGTAATAGAGTCCGGCAGGGATTTAAGGTAATTTGTTTTTTTTGTAAGATAGTCATCCGCTCCGGCTTTTAGAGCTGCCACAGCAGATTCTTCGTCGCCTGAACCCGTTAAAACAATGACAGTACAATTTATGTTTTTTTCCCGAAGCTCAACCAAAAATTCCAATCCATTCCCGTCGGGGAGATGCATATCAATCAGAGCCAAATCATATTCCTTGTCTTTTTTAAGTCTTTTCCTTGCTTCTGATAGGGTATCTGCATGAATGATTTCACAATCCTTAAATGTTTGGGTTAATTTTCTGGTGGTCAGATCGGTGTCGGTCGAATTATCTTCTATATATAATATTTTCATAAAGCATCTTTATTTAAAGTGTAATTATTAGCCCGATTAAGAACTTAATTCGTTATAAACTCTCCAATAGAGATCAATTTGCGCCGCTACTTCAATAAATTTATCCAGCTCTACAGGTTTTACGATGTACGAATTAGCTCCTAATTTATATGCAGTTTGAATATCTTTACTTTCGGCTGATGTGGTTAAGATGATAACAGGAATGGTTTTATATAACTCATGTGATTTAAATTCCTTGAGTACTTCAAGTCCGTTATAACGCGGAAGGTTAAGGTCGAGTAGGATCACGATAGGGGTGGGCTCACCTTCATCCCATTTTTGAATCCAGTTCAGCGCCTCTTCACCGTCACGTGCAACTTCTATCTTATTTTTAAGGTTATTCTTCTTAAATGCTCTCAGGGTCAGATCAATATCTACCGGATTGTCTTCAACCAAGAGGATCGGTTTTTCATAACTTATTGTTGCCATTTGATTCTATTTTTGGTATTTCAATATAAAATGTTGATCCTTTTCCTACTTCACTTTCGGCCCAAACTTTTCCATTTAAGCGTTCAATGGCTTTTCTGACCATTGCCAGACCAACTCCCGTACCTTCATAATCTTCACTGCGGTGCAGCCGCTGAAATATCTCAAAAATCCGATCATGAAACTTCATATTGAATCCAATTCCGTTATCTTTCACAAAGATAGTGTGTGTTGAGTCATGATCCTGATAACCAATTTCTATTTTCGGATTAATTTGCTTTTGCGTGAATTTAAATGCATTTTCAATCAAATTCCTAAGAGCCAGATTCAAGCCGGCCTTATCTGTATATATTTCGATTTCAGGGATGGTTGTGGTAATCTTAAAATTGTTGAAGATTTTTTCGGAAGTTTTGTTTAGAACTAAAGTTTCAATGAGATTTTTGATATTGACTTTCGAAGGACGTAAAGTTTGCCGTTCCAATCGTGAATACTCCAGTAAATCGTTGATCAACTGATTCATCTGCATGGCACTTTCACGAATTGTCCGTAAAAAGCGTTTACCTTCTGCATCGAGTTTACTTTCATATTCTTTGAGCAGGATCTGGCTGTAACCATCAATCCCGCGAAGAGGGGCCTTCAGGTCATGCGATACGGAATAAGTAAATGTTTCAAGTTCTTTGTTTTTGGCCCCAAGCAATTTGGAATTTTTTTCTAATTCGACGGATTTTTCATTTAAATCTTCCACTAAATTTAAAAGTGCTTTCTGGCTATTTAAAAGTTCTGATGTTCTGACTCGAACCCTTTGATCAAGTTCCTGGTTTATTTTTTTAATTTTTTCCTCTGCATTTTTCCGTTCTGTAATGTCTTGAACTGCTCCATATATACCTATCAATTTATCTTCTTTGTCGTTCCAAGTAGGGTTGGCATAAACCCTAACCCATAACAGCGTACCATTTTTGTGATAAGTACGAACCTCAGTTATTACTTTTTGGTTTTTATGAAGTTTTTCCATGTCCAGGTCGTCCTTCCCTAAGTCGTCGGGATGCAAAGTTTTTCTCCAACCTCCTAAGGCTATGTATTCATCAAGTGAATAACCGGTAATGTTTTCAAAGGCACCGGCAACCCAATTGAGTTGGATCTTTCCTTCATCATTTAGGATGGATGTGAACATATAATCGGAAGTAACTCCGGAGATAAGCCGATATTTTTCTTCACTCTTAAGTAAAGCTTTTTCCGCTGTTTTTCTTTTCGTTGCTTCTTTTAATACAGTTCTGGCTTTTGTGAAGAAGTAAAAATAGACCAGTATAATGATGATGAGTACCGAGAAA is part of the Bacteroidota bacterium genome and harbors:
- a CDS encoding response regulator → MKILYIEDNSTDTDLTTRKLTQTFKDCEIIHADTLSEARKRLKKDKEYDLALIDMHLPDGNGLEFLVELREKNINCTVIVLTGSGDEESAVAALKAGADDYLTKKTNYLKSLPDSITLAIKNFEKKQKISNRKIAVLYVEHNKSDIELTQRHFKSYAPNFLITAVTSAEEALKKLPLTSDDPCKYCIILLDYRLSGIDALEFVKIIRRERKLAVAIVVVTGQGNEEIAIEALRLGVDEYLVKRPNYLFRLPSLLTSAYQYHELENKQLALEKSEALYRLLVNNSSDVTVILDLNLKQTFVSPAVNHLIGYTPEEAINLKIENVFTPKSLKLVISTFEKEIQSGQFVTNYLTEPVVLELEMFRKDGSTVWTETKASLLFDEKGKPNGVFGVTRDITIRKKALMDLIVAKEKAEESDQLKTAFLNNISHEIRTPMNAIIGFSEFLNDPELSDESRKHFTEVIIKSSNQLLSIVTDIISIATIEAGQEKIHESQVNISNICEIINDQFFTQFQEKNISFQIKNPLINKEILIITDETKLIQVLTNLLSNALKFTKKGHVNFGYEIKDNNLEFFVEDTGIGISPEMAEVIFDRFRQVESNSTREFGGSGLGLTISKAYAYLFGGKIWLKSELGKGSTFYFSIPFKRVIGISSSDELIDEDNKSKQMLTILIAEDEEYNYRLFEVILENLDLNLVWAKDGSETVEICKSNQDIDLVLMDIKMPFLNGYEATQQIRQFNKDIIIIAQTAHALPGDREKALAAGCDDYISKPIDRILLLRMLKKYLKY
- a CDS encoding response regulator; this translates as MATISYEKPILLVEDNPVDIDLTLRAFKKNNLKNKIEVARDGEEALNWIQKWDEGEPTPIVILLDLNLPRYNGLEVLKEFKSHELYKTIPVIILTTSAESKDIQTAYKLGANSYIVKPVELDKFIEVAAQIDLYWRVYNELSS
- a CDS encoding PAS domain S-box protein; this translates as MRYLRRFFFIPILLIIFLLLILAIYKEVRNKTIAQFNSEQIMIAKAASRGILDYMDDCKSELTFLSRFTGIIDFDEQGKELLKKYYENSAEQIEAITRTDSNGIIIATYPENNEVIGKNISDQRHIHEIIESQKPVISDVFMSVQGYLAIAIHIPVFKDNLFNGSLAVLIAIDKIGKRYLENIKRGEFGYALLLSENNIEIYCPYYEHIGTSIVDVSNNDPTVIKLIEEIKKENFGYLNCIHDKSETFDNSEKHVVFYRIPLGNTYWTILISIPKTEVYKTIAGFQNRLILLFSVLIIIILVYFYFFTKARTVLKEATKRKTAEKALLKSEEKYRLISGVTSDYMFTSILNDEGKIQLNWVAGAFENITGYSLDEYIALGGWRKTLHPDDLGKDDLDMEKLHKNQKVITEVRTYHKNGTLLWVRVYANPTWNDKEDKLIGIYGAVQDITERKNAEEKIKKINQELDQRVRVRTSELLNSQKALLNLVEDLNEKSVELEKNSKLLGAKNKELETFTYSVSHDLKAPLRGIDGYSQILLKEYESKLDAEGKRFLRTIRESAMQMNQLINDLLEYSRLERQTLRPSKVNIKNLIETLVLNKTSEKIFNNFKITTTIPEIEIYTDKAGLNLALRNLIENAFKFTQKQINPKIEIGYQDHDSTHTIFVKDNGIGFNMKFHDRIFEIFQRLHRSEDYEGTGVGLAMVRKAIERLNGKVWAESEVGKGSTFYIEIPKIESNGNNKL